In Rhopalosiphum padi isolate XX-2018 chromosome 3, ASM2088224v1, whole genome shotgun sequence, the genomic stretch atatgtttcattaaacctgatacttcataaacaatattaaataatcatttatataataattttgacgaatattaccaattcatatttttaactgtttttaatacaatcaattctcaagttagtgtcttgaaaccttgactactagattaggaaaattattcttatttttcattattatctttcatatgtttcattaaaactgatacttcataaacaatataaaataatcatttatataattattttgacgaatattaccaattcatatttttaactacttattaaacactaaatcacaagttattactcgtcttatatatatatttaacttactacatttttttagatagcagtaaagcagttcattggagttcataccacttggagaaattaacaagattctatgttaaaaataacaacaagaaacagataatactaatcgatttatgcaatgtacgtgaaatgctgaatgaatgttattcatactgattttaatagtagttaaaaaaataagaatttgttaataatctgaataaataatttggtaaagacatttagcttgtaatcttcaaacttaaaatttgccatagctatataaatctttttatttttgctacgtttatatgataattttgacgaatgttactaaatcataattttaactttttataaaacaagcaattctcaagttagtgtcatgaaactctgacaactagttaaggaaaatgattctaatttttcgttattaactttcctatatttcatttatgctgatataaagagtacactataaaacatatttgtataatagttttgatgaatattaccatttcatatttttaaccgtttataaaacaatcaattctcaagttagtgtcttgaaaccttgactactagattaggaaaattattcttatttttcattattatcttccatatatttcatttatgctgatataaagagtacactataaaacatatttgtataataattttgacgaatattaccaattcatatttttaactacttattaaacactaaatcacaagttattattcatcttatatatatatttaactcactacatttttttagatagcagtaaagcagtttattggcgttcataccacttggagaaattaacaagattctatgttaaaaataacaacaagaaacagataatactaatcgatttatgcaatgtacgtgaaatgctgaatgaatgttattcatactgattttattagtagttaaaaaaataagaatttgttaataatctgaataaataatttggtaaagacatttagcttgtaatcttcaaacataaaatttgccatagctatataaatctttttatttttgctacgtttatatgataattttgacgaatgttattaaatcataattttaactttttatataacaagcatttctcaagttagtgtcatgaaactctgactactagttaaggaaaatgattataattttttgttattaactttcctatatttcatttatgctgatataaagagtacactataaaacatatttgtatattatttttgacgaatattaccaattcatatttttaactgtgtataaaacaatcaattctcaagttagtgtcttgaaatcttgactactagattaggaaaattattcttatttttcattgttatctttcatatgtttcattaaacctgatacttcataaacaatattaaataatcatttatataataattttgacgaatattaccaattcatatttttaactgtttttaatacaatcaattctcaagttagtgtcttgaaaccttgactactagattaggaaaattattcttatttttcattattatcttttatatgtttcattaaaactgatacttcataaacaatataaaataatcatttatataattattttgacgaatattaccaattcatatttttaactacttattaaacactaaatcacaagttattattcatcttatatatatatttaacttactatatttttttagatagcagtaaagcagatcattggcgttcataccacttgtggaaattaacaagattctatgtttaaaataacaacaagatacagataataataatcgatttatttattatttatgtaatgttTAATTGATGTAAGTCATACTTAATTTAATAGCAgacaaaaaattagaatttgttaagaattttaatatttaacatgataaataaatttagtttgtaATCTTCTTATTTTCTTATTGGGTGCTATGTGTCGTcccaaagtatttatttttttttccaaatgtcAAATATGAACTTATTGTCATTAACACCATAATCAAATTGCTTATGCTGTGGATCTCTTTTCCTAATTGGGCTGCGTGTCGTCccaaagtatttattttctttttcaaatggTTCGACGGGATCCCAGGCTTTTGGGGGATGACCAAAATTTGGGTCGCTGTAccctgctgttgttgttgttggatCTGAGAACCAACTGCACCTCTTCTTTCTGAATTTTTCACCCATCTcttgtaaatatattcattaattatcattattcatttttatgaagtgatgtataaaaatatgacaatattacataagtaggtataaaagcGATAGTTACTTGCGCgccaatgttaataaaaaataaataatcatttacatatttcatatttaagagTATGTTagtgcaatatttgttttttctctcATACCCGCAtgcaacatattatgtaataagttttcacctaaaattgttttttatggcTGAGTTTAAACGATAAAAATCACAATGAttgcaattgaaaaaaaaaattttcacatctacaaaatagtattttaattgatgttccaattttaaatctaaacaaaatgcaactatatgaataattttaaaaggtatatcatttaaatttattgtaataattaatgtatatatataaacttttttaaagggttcaaatcgtattaaaaaaaacaagataaCACTGGACACATTACTAATTATCAACACAAAATGTTACCATCTCAGTGAAATTCTAACAACTAAAAACATGACGATCAAACGGGCacaaattaacttatttaattttaatttttgttatttttattattttttttttttgataatattattcacatcaCAGAATCAGacttattattggttatttaaatattacaatttattaataaaggaACAAAGAATTTGTTcatattatgagtattattttctaattatttatagatataaaaatggaaatacaatgagtattttaaatatctgtttttcattttaaaatattaaaaaatgctttTTCTCACAattgttaagtattaaaaatatttttaaatgatttatgagattttttaatcatttgtaatcatttaaataatgtttttaaaaatattattttcaaataatatgaatcaaatgtatttaaaataatgttttaacattttattttgattggaAAAAAGGCCATTtaacatttatcaaataatgcataaaccatttttaactttatttttaaacatttaaaaaatatttttttgctactaggtataatataagcttttttaaatatcattaagtttatataatagataatatcctcagcatattatatcattttattaccaatttaccattattattattttttatttttagtggagtaaaattgtgaaatattagATTGTAAGAAGtacttataaagtatttacaactatcatagtagaaaaaaatataaaaaattaaaagcaaatcaataatatataatgtttagaaataataaaacaaaataaaataataacattggtaatggtaaaataaagtaataagtcttaacaataaataaaaatatacatgcacaaaaaataatatctataaatattttataacgataaagattataatttttttaccttcTTTATGCGGGAGCTGATGCTGTACTTTTTCTGGTGTTTGATGAATCGCGTCGGTTGCATCATTGGTCGGCATCGCCTGTACATGTACAGTGACTGCCATAATTACGAACAAACTTAGAATGAATAATTTCATGTTGATGTTGAGCTGAAATGATACGAAAAATGTTATTGGAAAAATtcctgaataaaatataaacgacaGGCAaaagagtataaaatatgtcgtgtgacaaaaaaataatgttcggaaatccaattttaaaattagcacTTTCAAATCTTTGTTTATAACAGGGGCGGCCAAACGGTCGATCGCAAACGATTTCAAAGTCGATtgtgttagaatttatttttagcctATGCTTACGAAAATCATGGTGGTTAGGTTTTTTATGGAAGTCGATCCTCAAAagtgaagtatatttttagtagatttGCGGCCAAAAAAGTTTAACTGCCactggtttataataatatattaatatcacattCAAAATAACCAAAACGTTTATTTACccataaattaaactaattttattaataaaatattataagtattaatatgttttgCATGTTCGTAATCAGTTCCTATTTTAGTGTACAGTACAGaaatttatgtgtaatatactAAAGTGTATACGTGTATTTACAAACgtaaatgtaattttacttATGTGCAAAACAAAATGTGCAaatgtagtataatttttagtatggtATTAAGTACCATATAACACAATATCACTACCACAGTAATACAAAAACAGTCCTTTTATTCCAGTGGGTAAGTATAGAAACacctcatatatattatatattgtatagtgcaGTATACCAACAGAATCTTGGCGCCCGATGTTATGTAGAACCGCCAAGTACATCAATAATAACGTAACTACAAATGACacttttgtattttactttttacaatataaagatttatagaCTGATGGCGACAATGATTTTTTTACGGTTCACATCGTACGACGTGCGTTCTTATGGAAACCTTTTAAAATGGTAGGTAGGTCATACTTATTAATAGATATTCATTCCACGACGTGCCGAAATTTTATTTCGACAGAcatatttttgaacaaaaataacgCAGTACGCAGTACGGCATCAGAAAGTCGGGCATTTGGATCCCCTTGGAAACACGTGCACTGCAAGATCTTGTCTTCTCCATTGTGTTTCTCGTTTCTTTAGTCTACCCCATTCAgtgataagtaaaataaattgaccTCATGTATAGTTTCTGCTTATAAAACGTGTGACCGTTTTCTTTGTGGGTGGTATTTGTACCATAGCTTTTATACGTATGGCATTTTAGGTGTTATTGTTGCTTTCCATGTTTTATACAGTGCCGTACCCCGCCCCGTAAGAATGGTAACTGACGGGTCGTTTTAGAAATGAAACGAACTACaggaaatatatattgaaatgggTCGTGTCCAGTGCGTTACAatagttatttttctataaagccATGAAAATATTTGGATCTCACGTATTGCTCTCCACCTTCGACTTATTTGTGGGAGTATGGGACCGTCTTCTTTATCGAATaccgattataatttataataatacggccACGATCGGAACTTACGTCTTTCAATTTAAACCAAGCAGGTTTTTTACCGAAAATCATAAaaccttatatatttatttatttttatatatataaggcTATACAGGATaatcgaatttttaattttacaaaacctatacgaattataaaatgtatactgaaCGATCCATTAAATAGTTAACGAAACAcgaataaatttcaataaaatattcaaaaaaatgtatattataggtcgtacgagtatattacatattattaattatgaattatgatacaaAGGTTAAATTGATGTACAAATAGTAcgatacaatatttgtatttaatattatataatattatttatgggtatatttataattttttatcgaataattcatttttaaaatgtttttaaactctTAAATACTCTTCACTATAAATAAATCTAGATTctagatgataatatatattaaaaaaagaaaacataatGTGTTGTGCGTTTGTAGAACATGAATaaaacacaaatacacaatagcatattattatgatgaatttTAGTATTTCGAACAGTACAGTTGcagcttaaataattaaacgacgattcatagtaaatataattagccatattaatactattagcttcatattaattatacctatcatggagtgatcatttttttttcaactatgtATGTTCTTTGCCTAGTGCCTACGGCCCTACGCATATAACACGCCTACAGTGTTCCGAACACAACCATCACGAGTATTATAGGAATAaagtaatatgatttatttatttacaagtatACAATACCGACTATGTTCTATAGGATCCAACACTTATGAATTTGATGGTAAGTAGTGAAGTACGCGCTTatgataaaaatcattataatgtcGTTAAGCCGCGTGCATACTAGTTTCGTCCCAAAGAAATCTAGAAAAAAAGGTTATTCCTAATTGCGACCTcagtttttacgatttttaaaaatccttTCTCTTTCtagcaaaatattaaaagtacaaataaataaaagtacagTTTATgaaccaaattattattaatatttaaactataataacatatttcaaaATCGAATGTCGTATaccatttataaacataaaaatacaattacaaaattaaattataataattaaaaaccaaaaattttaaCTGAGCTGATATTTTTTAGTAAGATaacttatgtatattaaacaactcaaaatattttgacttaaaaACTTTCAAGCAACTTTTTTAACCAAtgggttttaaaataaaattccaaataacaaTTGGAATCCCGGAATAAAAATCCCCGGGAAAAAAAATCCCcagattacattaatttatattaattattattatttgtataacacattaaatattaactagctATCAAAAACCTACTTTTCTAAAAATCTCATTAAaaaatttgcattattttttggacgaaaattaacttaacttagatgtttgaataaaattaactcGAAGTtaacacattaattttaaaaaaaagtaacttattaagttaaaagtttatttgaaaaaaaagcaacgatttaattaatttaacgttttaacttaatttttacttttaattcgttaatgcccagccttgaaaaaaattatatatatatatatatatataatagcctgaaataaaatattacgtctTCTATAACATTTTGACCATAATGTATAGATATGAGAACTTCAAATGTTAcagtaattgttatattattatgtggtgtAGTGTGTatctttgatattatataaaataaggtaaAAAGTAACACCTATCTATATTATCTGTAATGGGCTCACGAACATAATCTGGATACTCgctatcttaaaataaatgggTATGACCATGttcaaatattgtattgttcaaGAAAAATTAGCAACGATTTGTAGTGGACCACATATTATATGTCTGTGCAGTACACACTTAGTACACGATAGTATACCTACACACAAACATGGAACAggctattgaaattattaaaactaatagtaAAAAACCTAAAATTGCGCACATCggatttctttattattttcaaaaagagTGCTCCAATTTTATACGTTAGCGATGTTCTAAATTTACCACGTTAAAGTGTCCGAGTGTACTTAAGACGAGTTTGGGTattgaaaaaccaatatttattagtattgacCATGATCGTGTTCATACTTCTAATAAAAATGCAGTCGCtgctttaaaattacaaaacaaaatgaaCGAAAAAGCACAAATATCCTATGCAACACCGAGTCAAATATTTGCCGAGTCTGTGAGTAATGTACCACATGAAGTATTAGTTGAATTGCCAAAATAAGAACATGTAAAACGGACAATTCGAAACACAGAGGTTACAACGATCCTTCAAAACCAGCATGTAGAAAAGAATTAGTAATTgaaggtatttatatttatactttcaaaataatatttttaatttacaactaacaatatctataaaaaaaaattaaataatataattgtttaatgatgtattatatattttgttgttaatttcaaaaaattactgGTAgtgcaataaacaataaacctgACACTCGAGATCTGCAAGCATGTGACATTCGATATGTTAAgagaaataatatgtacaacgcCAGAAAAAATATGTCTTACTATTTTCTATTGTACCCCATCTGTCACTATGtttcatgttatttattaacTCTTGTAGAACATTTATTCCTtcttttctaaaattgtttttaatcatctgctcacaaacatttttaagcGCATGagcaattactataattatagaaGTGGTCATATACTTGCTGCCACTAACCGCCTTTGTAGCTCAAAAGGATGTAGCACTTGAACTAGCTCCTTAACAACTGTCCATTTGTCTGTAGTAAGCCCATTAGGAGGGCTATCTAATAATCTTAGAGTAGCTCTAATTGCATCCTCCAATTCAACAAAACGatctaacatataatatattgaattccACCGTGTACTAATGTCTTGCAACAACTTCTTTGGTACTTTAGATCCATTGCTTGTTTGGTACACATTGAGTTTATGATTAGCTTTACTGCTTTTTCGGAAGTGAgtaacattacattttattttctcaattaaacaaaattgtaacTTTAATGCATCTTGGACAATTAAGTTAAAAGGCTGAAAATCTTTAGTAAAGAATTTAAGAAGACTCTCGTCAATCTTTTTTTGAACATCATATGTCATTTTTTTGGGCACAAATGAGGTGATTGCAGTCTGTTTCCTTTTACGAGTAATAGGTTGATCAGGATTATTAATATCTGTCTGTGATGTTATAGATAACGATGTAGAAGTTGAAGGTACACATTGTGAAATTGAAGCTGAGGATGGATCATCAATTAACTGGTCATTTTCAACTGTGTATAGAAAtttatttactgtaaattattgattaaaactaaacaactcattttatttaaatagtattttatatgtagtgtttttattttaatttgcttgatttgttattattattaatgtacaattacacctaataaataataaaatttaagtattataattattaattttttttatataattttcttaggAATCTGTAGCTTGTATAATAAGACATacgtttcattataatatttaatattaaatatatttaattttattgggttaagtgattataatattattaagtacctacaacgttaattttttagtttttactatgtatttatattttatattgtgcaAGTAGTCCCTCGAtttcaaaacaaatatacaatgttaattattaattaaatattcaactttTGTATCAGTTTAATTggtataaaattttcaattgtttttgtttttaaggaaaaatatattaattaataatcatattaaggTTACCTTCccgttaatttttaaaatttaaaatatttacttgattTGCAGTCATTTGGATCCAATGTGCCTTAGCAAGATGCGTTTTTAAATTGGTGACACTTGTTTTAAAGGACTATTTTCGTTTACAAATGTCAGATTTAGCAAAAGTAGAATCATCAATCACATAAAAATGTGATCAAACAttactcatttttattattataatatttaatatattattataaaacacccACTAATACTTCACTGCAGAATAGAGTTTAGTAAGAACAACTGAACAAGGAATGAGTTTTGGGATTTGATTTTCATTTGTATTAAGATTTAATGTAGTATTCTACCTAGTATTGTAGTGttcataaataggtaggtatatactatttacCAGTGGCGAATTCTCCAGGCATGCTCAGCATACGCCGCATGCTTagaaataaaaacgttattaatcaaaatacaaaaattattttacaatcaatattatattacgaattttaaaagaaatataatgtgttacaataattaatttatttctgttATACTTATCTGTGTATAtctttattgtaacatttaatGCCAGAGCATGCGATAGATGTGTGCGCAAGCTATACGACCCTTGTTATCGCTGTAAAAAAACCAGTTATTCCAATACCAGCTCTACTAGCAGCCGCAGTATTAATCACCCAGGGCATGCTCATTCTGTTGCGCTTCGTCAACGTACGTAATTTACGTGTACTAGTTAAGACAATTTTTTCTCGTTCtgttttattttgctatttttaaatattacttagttTACTAGTGTTTACTATTTAgtactataataagtttattattttaaataatattatggctatCGTTGAAACTGAATATTGTGTTATAAGTGACTTGATTTTTAAGCCTTTTTCAAGGAGAtctttttctgaaaaaaaatgaaattattaaaataggtaggCCTTGCCCAGTAATTCCTAATCTGACAAGTGTTCACAAAGATAAAAAAAGAGAATATATtcgacattttaataattcacaTATGATAATACTATTTGGTTAACAGGTTCTAGTGTATTAaatgtgtatagtgtatgtattatttaagtaagtgctattgtatatgtatatatattaaattaaagtcttatttataaattaatacaaatttgtgtattatttattaattataaattacatagaactataataaattatgataattaatgagCATGCCCATACATCAGAGGCAGCATTCGCCACTGCTATTTACCTTAAAAATTATGtggtattacttttttattttatttcatttaactcatttattttacttagaaaatagttatatagtcttttattatattggcAAATTATCTATTACCCAGTATGCTGCTATTagtatttaatctattctgtggtaaTACCTGCTATTAGCAACATACATTCAAATAACAACAATTAGgtgatttttaagaaaatagcAATAGCTGCTATTTTTCACTACTATTTTGAAATAGCATTAGCAATAGGTaatgctaaataaataattagcagTTTACCATCACTAGTACTGGCGGAACAGACTAATAGGCCGTGCTCGTTGACGTAGTGAGATTCACTGTATTTCCTTTTCTTGCACATGACtagcaaaaatttaaatataacattattgtttctc encodes the following:
- the LOC132927570 gene encoding uncharacterized protein LOC132927570 isoform X2, giving the protein MKLFILSLFVIMAVTVHVQAMPTNDATDAIHQTPEKVQHQLPHKEEMGEKFRKKRCSWFSDPTTTTAGYSDPNFGHPPKAWDPVEPFEKENKYFGTTRSPIRKRDPQHKQFDYGVNDNKFIFDIWKKK
- the LOC132927570 gene encoding uncharacterized protein LOC132927570 isoform X1 — translated: MCSIYVYVTGNVEYRSMWSCPGNLNINMKLFILSLFVIMAVTVHVQAMPTNDATDAIHQTPEKVQHQLPHKEEMGEKFRKKRCSWFSDPTTTTAGYSDPNFGHPPKAWDPVEPFEKENKYFGTTRSPIRKRDPQHKQFDYGVNDNKFIFDIWKKK